From the Luteolibacter arcticus genome, one window contains:
- a CDS encoding putative Ig domain-containing protein has protein sequence MKAFLFFLLTALPALAQAPPATVTKNLTNGSTTLTVNFTLHPIRSTNYNVKVQDATGNFTTYTADVPRTYIGTVTGRPGAIAAGYQKANGTFWSYIAFEDGKTWSSSGTSASAGGGDWTPNVYPTTGVGAGGAGSAVKAAELGIDASYREWQAVGSNMVNLIDMVEFCAMKANIVYLRDTAILHRLGRIVVRTDAAKCPYQALPTSTVSEWSVLLNTMKTQWNTTLPPILGASAHDVASLVRPGVGGGLASVGVIGSSSRYSITGATSSGDFLSAWRHELGHNWSSSHYEGDGKPEGPTIMSDNSLARFSSPEATKIINHRNSKASVLDNLGAYPSPLPPRAFGDRVTMSSGALSTVIDVLANDSDSNGEAVTLVSADMASTMRSLVVRSPGTGPSGRDQLIYYAPPKFSSGYDHFNYRIQDTAGYQGIAKAYVNPVALPPLPPLWTSSDIGTVGTAGDAGAEGGTYVVYGSGADIWGTADEFRFVRQTTNGDCDIRARVKGQANTNGYAKAGVMLRDGTGAGAAHASIFATPSNGFAFQYRTTSGGTSTNVNGPALNAGINNWVRLTRSSNLMTAYVSADGIAWTQVSTATIPMATSIQAGLAVTSHVDASLGGVAFDQVSLNHAEPFATLVNDTFNATAGNDPSEALDANWLPNSQLSIASDATLGGGNALNIDGNTYAGSDTAFAGRALVNVGDALKLSFDFRYTQAPGNLGAGFRFGFFNNVGDGYMVHHGTGGNGSWSLLEDSGADGSFGFGGLTTLTSGSKATINDQANHSMAFLLEKTATGIRVTATVDGVSLTVTDATPPINAFDHATITNGNITGDHRIDNVKVEAFQLMPPAFDSDPFTKPTAGIGMAYSGSVVANVTTPHPSNVYEKTSGPAWLSIAANGNLTGTPAAGDAGINTFGVRVTNATGLDAEATMSIPVAYPVSISAIDSSASEDDLSTGTFTITRSGPTTSELAVAFNVSGTATAGSDYASAGTSVVIPVGQSSATMTITPLDDALLEPAETVTLTLLASPAYAFGATSAATVTLADDESLFVRMNDGFDSATATPGNDGDDAFDAAWTGSGATLTVASDTTLATGKALNVDVTSSFSGAKGAFAARALPVNGDSITLSFNFRYTAAPTDMGGGLRIGLYNAAGAGFCIHHGTGGNTGLSLLESPSGAFGSGGSMTTFHSGSKATLNDQAKHTMSLKLTRMATGILATSNIDGVVHSGTDTTPVITSFDTVFIANGNQTVDFRLDNVRVEFSPNLAPAFTSSPLVKSAVLDTLFAGSLASDASDPNPGDTFTFAKTAGPSWLSVAANGSFTGTPGSVNAGANNFTIRLTDQHGVFADASLVVNVGHPLTVTATQPLAREFGEMPGGFLITRGGPATGDLTVLYSFGGTAVAGEDYFESTGSAVIPAGQASVLLPLVPIDDGLFEDDETVVLSLSPNAAYAVASPASATVTIADDETLAHAVEDSFDVGVAPSSGNDADDPDDAAWSTSGGTLSVADDATLGSGNALTTDNTGTFPLTRANFSAVSLSQPGDSLRLSLDFRYTQAPTSVGSGLRFGLYNAAGDGFLVQQGVGGATGWSLAEDTGADNGFGSGATVTGLTSGSRASINDQEPHTLALTLTRTATGIAITGAVDESLIQFSDTTPVTTTFEALGIRHGNLTVDFAIDNVHVEVIRNLTPFFTSRPLVMPTGSADAAYAESIAAEAVDPNEGDEMVFSKVSGPSWLAVAADGSLTGTPAGTDTGVNVFTIRVTDPHGLFSDTTMPIEVGNEQAPLEAWREEEFEGQSGNSTVSGNDADPDADGLVNLIEYALGLNPNAPNPSPAAVVENGTLSITYTLNLSATDVTVLAEHSGNLVGWDDAGITFETLGETGGIRTVKASLPASGNSRFLHLKVTAP, from the coding sequence GTGAAAGCCTTTCTTTTCTTCCTCCTCACTGCCCTGCCGGCACTCGCGCAGGCCCCACCCGCCACGGTCACGAAGAACCTCACCAACGGTTCCACCACGCTGACGGTGAACTTCACGCTGCATCCGATCCGCAGCACGAATTACAACGTGAAGGTCCAGGACGCGACCGGCAACTTCACGACCTACACCGCAGACGTGCCGCGGACCTACATCGGCACGGTGACCGGTCGCCCCGGTGCGATCGCCGCGGGCTACCAGAAGGCGAATGGCACCTTCTGGTCCTACATCGCCTTTGAAGATGGCAAGACGTGGAGCAGCAGCGGCACCTCGGCCAGTGCGGGCGGCGGCGATTGGACGCCCAATGTTTATCCCACCACTGGCGTGGGTGCCGGTGGTGCGGGGTCGGCCGTGAAGGCCGCGGAACTCGGTATCGATGCCAGCTACCGCGAGTGGCAAGCGGTCGGATCGAACATGGTCAACCTGATCGATATGGTGGAGTTCTGCGCGATGAAGGCGAACATCGTCTACCTGCGCGACACCGCCATCCTCCACCGGCTCGGCCGGATCGTCGTCCGCACCGATGCCGCGAAGTGTCCCTATCAGGCACTGCCAACGTCAACCGTCTCAGAGTGGAGCGTCTTGCTCAATACGATGAAGACGCAGTGGAATACCACCTTGCCGCCGATTCTCGGAGCGAGTGCCCACGATGTCGCCTCGTTGGTCCGGCCGGGCGTGGGCGGTGGTCTTGCGTCGGTCGGGGTCATCGGTTCATCGAGCCGCTACAGCATCACCGGTGCAACATCGAGCGGCGACTTCCTTTCCGCGTGGCGACATGAACTCGGCCACAATTGGTCATCGAGCCACTACGAGGGCGACGGCAAGCCGGAAGGACCGACGATCATGTCGGACAACTCACTGGCCCGCTTCTCCAGTCCCGAGGCCACCAAGATCATCAATCACCGCAACTCGAAAGCGAGTGTGCTCGACAACCTCGGCGCCTATCCATCCCCCCTGCCCCCGCGCGCCTTTGGCGACCGCGTGACGATGAGTTCCGGCGCGCTCTCCACGGTGATCGACGTGCTCGCCAACGACAGCGATAGCAATGGCGAGGCAGTCACGCTGGTCTCCGCCGACATGGCTTCCACGATGCGGTCGCTCGTTGTCAGATCGCCCGGCACCGGCCCTTCCGGCCGGGATCAATTGATCTACTACGCGCCTCCGAAGTTCAGCTCCGGCTACGACCACTTCAACTATCGCATCCAGGATACCGCGGGCTACCAAGGCATCGCGAAGGCCTACGTGAATCCGGTGGCGCTGCCACCCCTGCCGCCCCTGTGGACATCGTCGGACATTGGCACCGTGGGCACGGCCGGGGATGCCGGTGCCGAAGGCGGCACCTATGTCGTTTACGGATCCGGTGCCGATATCTGGGGCACGGCGGATGAATTCCGCTTCGTCCGCCAGACTACCAACGGCGACTGCGACATCCGGGCACGGGTGAAGGGACAAGCGAACACCAACGGCTATGCCAAGGCCGGGGTGATGCTGCGCGATGGCACTGGAGCGGGTGCTGCCCACGCTTCGATCTTTGCCACGCCCTCGAATGGCTTCGCCTTCCAATACCGCACGACCAGCGGCGGCACCTCGACCAATGTCAACGGCCCCGCCTTGAATGCCGGAATCAACAATTGGGTCCGGCTCACGCGCAGCAGCAACCTGATGACGGCCTACGTTTCTGCCGATGGCATCGCGTGGACACAGGTGAGCACCGCAACGATTCCGATGGCGACGTCGATCCAAGCGGGCTTGGCCGTCACCAGCCATGTGGATGCCTCCCTCGGCGGCGTGGCCTTTGACCAAGTGAGTCTCAACCATGCAGAGCCGTTCGCGACCCTGGTGAACGACACCTTCAATGCGACCGCCGGCAATGATCCCTCGGAAGCGCTCGATGCCAACTGGCTGCCGAATTCGCAGCTCTCGATCGCTTCCGACGCCACGCTGGGCGGCGGCAACGCACTCAATATCGACGGCAATACCTACGCGGGCTCGGACACTGCCTTTGCCGGCCGTGCGCTGGTGAATGTCGGAGACGCGCTGAAGCTCTCCTTTGACTTCCGCTACACGCAAGCGCCTGGCAACCTCGGGGCGGGCTTCCGCTTCGGCTTCTTCAACAACGTCGGCGATGGCTACATGGTCCACCACGGAACCGGCGGCAATGGAAGCTGGTCGCTCTTGGAAGACAGCGGTGCCGACGGCTCCTTCGGCTTCGGCGGCCTGACCACGCTGACATCCGGATCCAAGGCCACGATCAACGACCAGGCGAACCACTCGATGGCGTTCTTGTTGGAAAAGACAGCCACAGGCATTCGGGTGACCGCTACCGTTGATGGCGTTTCACTCACCGTGACGGACGCGACGCCGCCGATCAACGCCTTCGACCACGCGACCATCACCAACGGGAACATCACCGGCGACCACCGCATCGACAACGTCAAGGTGGAAGCTTTCCAACTGATGCCCCCAGCCTTCGACAGCGATCCCTTCACCAAGCCCACGGCCGGCATTGGCATGGCCTACTCGGGGTCAGTGGTGGCGAACGTGACGACTCCCCACCCGAGCAACGTTTATGAGAAGACCAGCGGCCCGGCTTGGCTGAGCATCGCCGCCAACGGCAATCTCACCGGCACACCCGCAGCAGGAGATGCCGGCATCAACACCTTCGGCGTGCGGGTGACGAATGCGACCGGCCTGGATGCCGAAGCCACCATGTCGATCCCCGTCGCCTATCCGGTGAGCATCTCCGCCATCGATTCCTCGGCGAGCGAAGACGATCTCTCCACCGGCACTTTCACCATCACGCGCAGCGGCCCCACGACCTCCGAACTAGCTGTTGCTTTCAACGTTTCAGGCACGGCGACTGCAGGCAGCGACTATGCTTCGGCGGGCACCTCGGTCGTGATCCCCGTGGGCCAGTCGAGCGCGACCATGACGATCACGCCGCTGGATGACGCTCTGTTAGAGCCAGCGGAAACGGTGACTCTCACCTTATTGGCATCCCCCGCCTATGCCTTCGGGGCGACATCCGCCGCGACCGTGACCCTGGCGGACGACGAGAGCTTGTTCGTCCGCATGAACGACGGCTTCGACAGCGCGACCGCGACTCCCGGCAACGACGGCGACGACGCCTTCGATGCCGCGTGGACCGGCAGCGGCGCCACGCTCACAGTTGCCAGTGACACCACGCTGGCGACCGGCAAGGCGCTGAATGTCGACGTCACTTCATCCTTCAGTGGCGCCAAGGGAGCCTTCGCCGCACGCGCGCTTCCCGTGAATGGCGACTCGATCACCCTGAGCTTCAATTTCCGCTACACTGCCGCGCCGACCGACATGGGCGGCGGCCTCCGCATCGGCCTCTACAATGCGGCCGGCGCGGGCTTCTGCATCCATCACGGGACCGGAGGAAACACAGGCCTCAGCCTGCTCGAGTCACCAAGCGGTGCCTTCGGTTCAGGTGGGTCCATGACCACCTTCCACAGCGGCAGCAAGGCGACGCTCAACGACCAGGCGAAGCACACGATGTCGCTAAAGCTGACGCGCATGGCGACCGGCATCCTCGCCACGTCGAATATCGATGGCGTCGTTCACTCGGGCACCGACACCACGCCGGTCATTACCAGCTTCGATACCGTCTTCATCGCGAACGGCAACCAGACCGTTGATTTCCGTCTCGACAACGTGAGGGTGGAATTCAGTCCGAATCTCGCACCGGCATTCACCTCAAGCCCGTTGGTGAAGTCGGCGGTGCTAGACACCTTGTTCGCGGGCTCGCTGGCCAGCGATGCTTCGGATCCAAACCCAGGCGATACCTTCACCTTCGCCAAGACCGCTGGTCCGTCGTGGTTGAGCGTGGCCGCCAATGGCAGCTTCACCGGCACGCCGGGCTCGGTAAACGCAGGAGCTAACAACTTCACCATTCGCCTCACCGATCAGCACGGCGTCTTCGCGGATGCCTCGCTGGTGGTGAATGTCGGCCATCCTCTCACGGTGACCGCAACCCAACCCCTCGCCCGCGAGTTCGGCGAGATGCCCGGCGGGTTCCTCATTACCCGTGGCGGCCCCGCCACCGGCGATCTGACGGTTCTCTATTCGTTTGGCGGAACCGCAGTTGCCGGCGAGGACTACTTCGAATCCACTGGCAGCGCGGTGATTCCGGCAGGACAAGCCAGCGTGCTGCTGCCGCTGGTTCCGATCGACGATGGCCTGTTCGAGGATGACGAGACGGTGGTGCTTTCGCTCTCCCCGAATGCCGCCTATGCCGTGGCCTCGCCGGCCAGTGCGACGGTGACCATCGCTGACGATGAGACCTTGGCTCACGCAGTCGAGGATAGCTTCGACGTGGGCGTCGCACCCTCCTCGGGCAACGATGCCGATGATCCGGACGACGCTGCGTGGTCCACCAGCGGCGGGACCTTGTCGGTAGCGGACGACGCCACCCTCGGCAGCGGCAACGCTCTGACGACCGATAACACCGGCACCTTCCCGCTGACCCGTGCGAACTTCTCCGCCGTATCCCTTTCGCAGCCGGGCGATAGCCTGCGGCTGAGCCTCGACTTCCGCTACACGCAGGCTCCCACGAGCGTCGGCTCCGGCTTGCGCTTCGGCCTCTACAATGCGGCGGGCGACGGTTTCCTGGTGCAACAAGGCGTCGGCGGCGCGACCGGCTGGTCGCTGGCCGAGGACACCGGCGCGGATAACGGCTTCGGCTCCGGAGCGACCGTCACCGGTCTGACTTCCGGCAGCAGGGCATCGATCAACGATCAGGAACCGCACACGCTGGCGCTCACCTTGACCCGCACCGCAACTGGCATCGCGATCACGGGAGCCGTGGATGAATCGCTGATCCAGTTCAGCGACACCACCCCCGTAACCACCACGTTCGAGGCACTGGGGATTCGTCACGGCAATCTTACGGTGGATTTCGCGATCGACAACGTTCACGTCGAAGTCATCCGCAACCTGACGCCGTTCTTCACCTCGCGACCCCTCGTCATGCCGACCGGCAGCGCCGATGCAGCATACGCTGAATCGATCGCCGCGGAGGCGGTCGATCCCAATGAAGGAGACGAAATGGTCTTCTCGAAAGTTTCCGGGCCAAGTTGGCTGGCGGTCGCAGCCGATGGCTCGCTGACCGGAACGCCGGCAGGCACCGACACCGGAGTCAACGTCTTCACGATCCGCGTCACCGATCCCCACGGACTCTTCTCCGACACGACGATGCCGATCGAGGTCGGCAACGAGCAAGCGCCGCTTGAGGCGTGGCGCGAGGAGGAATTCGAAGGCCAGAGCGGCAACTCCACCGTCTCGGGCAACGACGCCGACCCCGATGCCGACGGACTGGTCAACTTGATCGAGTATGCATTGGGATTGAACCCCAATGCTCCGAACCCCTCACCCGCCGCGGTGGTGGAGAACGGCACGCTTTCGATCACCTACACGCTCAATCTGTCGGCCACGGACGTGACAGTCCTCGCCGAGCATTCGGGGAATCTGGTGGGATGGGACGACGCCGGGATCACATTCGAAACGCTGGGCGAAACCGGAGGGATACGGACGGTGAAGGCCAGCCTTCCCGCCAGCGGTAACAGCCGCTTCCTCCATCTCAAGGTCACCGCCCCTTGA
- a CDS encoding glycoside hydrolase family 16 protein codes for MKSVLLFSALVLSAHANDWRLVWFEDFNRAGAPDPTKWTYEKGFVRNQELQFYADNRRENARVEGGRLVIEARKEVFPNPVFKEGAAEWMKARKEAQYTSASVITKGLQAFHYGKIEVSAKLPAGKGVWPAIWMHGNNKGNSRWPMCGEIDIMEFVSHRPGEVHRTIHFAKPGTTTHQKLGGSIKVSTLHTKFHVYGVEWNEKTITFLFDGKPYHTVDLDAAGAGAENPFRKSGAFYLMLNLAVGGTWGKEPDPKAYPQKFEIDWVKAWEKK; via the coding sequence ATGAAATCCGTCCTGCTGTTTTCCGCCCTGGTTCTTTCCGCTCACGCCAACGACTGGCGTCTCGTGTGGTTCGAAGACTTCAATCGCGCCGGTGCTCCCGATCCCACGAAGTGGACCTACGAAAAGGGCTTCGTGCGAAATCAGGAGCTCCAGTTCTACGCTGACAACCGCCGTGAGAATGCGCGGGTCGAGGGCGGACGCCTCGTGATCGAGGCTCGCAAGGAGGTCTTTCCGAACCCGGTGTTCAAGGAAGGAGCCGCGGAGTGGATGAAAGCCCGCAAGGAAGCCCAGTATACCTCGGCCTCAGTCATCACGAAGGGCCTGCAGGCCTTCCACTACGGAAAGATCGAGGTATCTGCGAAGCTACCGGCCGGCAAGGGCGTCTGGCCGGCGATCTGGATGCACGGCAACAACAAGGGCAACAGCCGCTGGCCGATGTGCGGCGAGATCGACATCATGGAATTCGTCAGCCACCGGCCCGGCGAGGTCCACCGAACCATCCACTTCGCCAAGCCCGGCACGACCACCCACCAGAAGCTAGGAGGCAGCATCAAGGTCAGCACCCTGCACACCAAATTCCATGTCTACGGCGTGGAGTGGAACGAGAAGACCATCACCTTCCTCTTCGACGGGAAGCCCTATCATACGGTCGATCTCGATGCCGCCGGTGCGGGAGCGGAGAATCCATTCCGCAAGTCCGGTGCGTTTTACCTGATGCTCAATCTCGCCGTCGGCGGCACCTGGGGCAAGGAGCCCGACCCCAAGGCGTATCCGCAGAAGTTCGAGATCGATTGGGTGAAGGCATGGGAGAAAAAGTGA
- a CDS encoding response regulator transcription factor: protein MPTASSAPEAEKLSPREVEVLEFLVKGLAYKEVAAELGISYSTVHRHIEGIYKKLHVHSRSHAVAKHLGA, encoded by the coding sequence GTGCCGACCGCCTCCTCGGCACCGGAGGCGGAGAAGCTCTCGCCGCGGGAGGTCGAGGTGCTGGAGTTCCTGGTGAAGGGGCTGGCCTACAAGGAGGTCGCCGCCGAACTCGGCATCAGCTATTCCACCGTCCACCGCCACATCGAGGGCATCTACAAGAAGCTCCACGTCCACTCACGGAGCCATGCGGTGGCGAAGCATCTGGGTGCCTGA